Proteins co-encoded in one Gehongia tenuis genomic window:
- a CDS encoding DUF47 domain-containing protein has translation MAKKQDAFYFEKFIVCTDYACRAAHLLDKAMREFDPKKLEARLGEMHRIEHGADEEKHELINVLVKAFITPIEREDIILLSQNIDEMTDKMEDVLLRIYCNNIGAIRPDALQVSELIIRCCEEAKKTITEFPNFRRSKTLHDHIIRINTLEGEADQLFVESMRRLHTTCQNPIEIIVWREIYIYLEKCVDACEHMADTVERIVMKNS, from the coding sequence ATGGCCAAGAAACAGGACGCATTCTACTTTGAAAAATTTATCGTCTGTACGGACTATGCCTGCCGGGCGGCTCATCTTTTGGACAAGGCCATGCGGGAGTTTGACCCGAAAAAGCTGGAGGCACGGCTGGGCGAGATGCACAGGATCGAGCATGGCGCCGACGAGGAGAAGCATGAACTCATCAACGTGCTGGTCAAGGCGTTCATCACGCCCATCGAGCGGGAGGACATCATCCTGCTCAGCCAGAACATCGATGAAATGACCGATAAGATGGAGGATGTTCTGCTTCGGATCTACTGCAACAACATCGGAGCCATCCGGCCGGACGCGCTGCAGGTGTCGGAGCTCATCATCCGCTGCTGTGAGGAGGCCAAAAAGACGATCACGGAGTTTCCCAACTTCAGGCGCTCAAAGACCCTTCACGATCACATCATCCGCATCAACACGCTGGAGGGGGAAGCGGACCAGCTGTTTGTGGAAAGCATGCGCAGACTGCACACCACCTGTCAGAATCCGATTGAGATCATCGTGTGGCGGGAGATCTACATCTATCTCGAGAAATGCGTGGACGCCTGTGAGCACATGGCGGACACCGTGGAGCGCATCGTCATGAAAAATTCCTGA
- the thiI gene encoding tRNA uracil 4-sulfurtransferase ThiI, whose translation MEQILLARYVEIHLKGLNRPFFEKKLVENMEKALGGDGTVERAQGRIYVRGFSDGGKAARAVSRVFGVHSVSLAWEMDKDLDQIADKIVELLGKEVPGTFKIKARRSDKTFSLNSMQLNQELGFRVLTRLPGFTVDVHQPRYAVGVEIRERAYVYLDAVPGVGGMPTGTSGRVAVLLSGGIDSPVAAWRMAKRGVTLTAVHFESPPYTSARARSKVVDLAKIVSTYSGPVRLFVVPFTDVQTTIYEKCPDSQLTLITRRFMMRIAEAIAKKDGAAALVTGESLAQVASQTLESLAATDQVVGMPVFRPLIAMDKMEIMDEAKAIGTYDTSILPYEDCCTVFLPRHPSTHPKLAAIEAGERDLDVEALVNAALAKAELVEVRP comes from the coding sequence ATGGAACAGATTTTGCTGGCAAGATACGTGGAGATTCACTTGAAGGGGCTGAACCGGCCCTTCTTTGAGAAGAAGCTGGTGGAGAACATGGAAAAAGCCCTGGGCGGGGACGGAACGGTGGAGCGGGCCCAGGGCCGCATCTACGTGCGGGGTTTCTCCGACGGCGGGAAGGCGGCCAGGGCGGTCAGCCGGGTTTTCGGCGTGCATTCGGTGAGCCTGGCCTGGGAGATGGACAAGGACCTTGATCAGATCGCGGACAAGATTGTGGAGCTGCTGGGCAAGGAGGTGCCCGGCACCTTCAAGATCAAGGCCCGGCGCAGCGACAAGACCTTTTCCCTGAATTCCATGCAGCTCAATCAGGAGCTGGGCTTCCGGGTGCTCACAAGGCTTCCGGGTTTCACCGTGGATGTGCACCAGCCCCGCTACGCCGTGGGCGTGGAGATCCGGGAGCGGGCCTATGTTTATCTGGACGCGGTGCCCGGCGTGGGCGGCATGCCCACCGGCACCTCCGGCCGGGTGGCGGTGCTGCTCTCCGGCGGGATCGACAGTCCGGTGGCCGCCTGGCGCATGGCCAAGCGGGGGGTGACGCTGACGGCGGTGCACTTTGAAAGCCCGCCCTACACCAGCGCCCGGGCCCGCAGCAAGGTGGTGGATCTGGCGAAGATTGTAAGCACTTACAGCGGCCCTGTGCGGCTGTTTGTCGTGCCCTTCACCGATGTGCAGACCACCATCTATGAGAAGTGTCCGGACAGCCAGCTCACCCTCATCACCCGAAGGTTCATGATGCGCATTGCCGAAGCCATCGCGAAAAAGGACGGCGCGGCGGCCCTGGTCACCGGGGAATCGCTGGCTCAGGTGGCCAGCCAGACGCTGGAAAGCCTCGCCGCCACCGATCAGGTGGTGGGGATGCCCGTCTTCCGGCCGCTCATCGCCATGGACAAGATGGAGATCATGGACGAGGCGAAGGCCATCGGCACCTATGACACCTCCATTCTGCCCTATGAGGACTGCTGCACCGTGTTCCTGCCCCGGCACCCCTCCACCCATCCGAAGCTTGCCGCCATCGAGGCGGGGGAGCGGGATCTCGATGTGGAGGCGCTGGTGAACGCCGCCCTTGCCAAGGCGGAGCTGGTGGAAGTGAGGCCCTGA
- a CDS encoding transglycosylase domain-containing protein: MAKKAKQPKPKGRHRVLKVLLVLFLVALIGVFTLGATLLMSADEWAQLDPDKIENVGQSLQIFDQNGELIARLHGGQDRIKVSIDTVPEYVQNAFIAIEDARFYQHPGVDVRRILSALWQDLKSMSFSQGASTITQQLVKLSHLTTDKTIVRKLKEAVMALQLEQRYSKKEILEMYVNFIYYGRGAYGIESAAQAYFGKSVGELTLAEGAMLAGVINGPGIYAPHLHPDNALKRRNLVLDQMAKYEFITAEQAEAAKAEELIIVESAPANTYPHGFFVEPAMTEAKELMGISDEELYSGGYRIYTSMDPELQSLAETIYENGDLFPPAAEDGTLPESAFVMMDAKSGAVKALIGGRSYTVQRGLNRATQMRRQPGSTIKPIMVYAPALTLGHTTVDFLLDAPYTVDGYTPQNFGHTFRGWVTLREALASSLNVPAVRLFEEIGVEAGKTYAESVDIPFEDADQNLSLALGGFTTGVTPVELCQAYTAFANGGLYSPATLVERIEDGEGNVLYENPKAQRRVLSEQDAFIMNTLLESVVKEGTGTRLQLTGVPLAAKTGTVDLAGGGGNKDVWVTAYNSELVGTVWMGFDNTDEAHHLSSATGGNQPARLMAAVFAAYYEGRTGPEFLPPEGVREVPLDKKALEERQQVLLATSLTPADQIIAEWFKDGDVPEESTDYWNAPLPPDDLTVQDQQGAAALRFTPPSTQMSYRIIREDEDGGAEILTELAGSGPCTYLDETVEPGRDYVYYVVGVHPELKDPSGQPLTGGESNRVTFTTEISRDDPPDQPTPSPSAGADGEGGGGASAPPESALPSPSPPPSALPIG; this comes from the coding sequence ATGGCGAAAAAGGCGAAACAACCCAAACCGAAGGGCAGGCACCGCGTCCTCAAGGTCCTTTTGGTGCTCTTTTTGGTGGCCCTCATCGGGGTGTTCACCCTCGGGGCGACCCTCCTCATGTCCGCCGACGAATGGGCCCAGCTGGACCCGGACAAGATCGAGAACGTGGGCCAGAGCCTGCAGATTTTCGATCAGAACGGGGAGCTCATCGCAAGGCTCCACGGCGGGCAGGACCGGATCAAGGTGTCCATCGACACCGTGCCCGAATACGTGCAGAACGCCTTCATCGCCATCGAGGACGCCCGCTTCTACCAGCATCCCGGCGTGGACGTGCGCCGGATTTTGAGCGCCCTTTGGCAGGACCTCAAGTCCATGAGCTTCTCCCAGGGCGCCTCCACCATCACCCAGCAGCTGGTCAAGCTCTCCCATCTCACCACGGACAAGACCATCGTTCGCAAATTGAAGGAGGCGGTGATGGCCCTGCAGCTGGAGCAGCGCTATTCCAAAAAAGAGATTCTGGAGATGTACGTCAACTTCATCTATTACGGCCGGGGCGCCTACGGCATCGAGTCGGCGGCGCAGGCCTATTTTGGCAAGAGCGTGGGCGAGCTCACCCTCGCCGAGGGCGCCATGCTGGCGGGGGTCATCAACGGCCCGGGCATCTACGCGCCCCACCTGCATCCGGACAACGCCCTGAAGCGGCGCAATCTGGTGCTGGATCAGATGGCGAAGTATGAGTTCATCACGGCGGAGCAGGCGGAAGCGGCCAAGGCGGAGGAGCTTATCATCGTGGAAAGCGCTCCGGCAAACACCTACCCCCACGGCTTCTTCGTGGAGCCGGCCATGACCGAGGCCAAGGAGCTTATGGGGATCAGCGATGAGGAGCTCTATTCCGGCGGCTACCGGATCTACACCTCCATGGACCCCGAGCTGCAGAGTCTGGCCGAGACCATCTATGAAAACGGGGACCTGTTCCCGCCGGCGGCGGAGGACGGCACCCTGCCCGAATCGGCCTTTGTGATGATGGACGCGAAGAGCGGTGCGGTGAAAGCGCTGATCGGCGGGCGGAGCTACACGGTGCAGCGGGGGCTCAATCGGGCCACCCAGATGCGCCGCCAGCCGGGCAGCACGATCAAGCCCATCATGGTCTACGCTCCCGCCCTCACCCTGGGGCACACCACGGTGGACTTCCTTCTGGACGCGCCCTACACGGTGGATGGCTACACGCCCCAGAACTTCGGGCACACCTTCCGGGGCTGGGTGACCCTGCGGGAGGCGCTCGCCTCCTCCCTCAACGTGCCGGCGGTGCGCCTGTTCGAGGAGATCGGCGTCGAGGCGGGCAAAACCTACGCCGAAAGCGTGGACATCCCCTTCGAGGACGCGGACCAAAACCTCTCCCTGGCCCTCGGCGGGTTCACCACCGGCGTGACCCCGGTGGAGCTGTGCCAGGCCTACACCGCCTTTGCGAACGGCGGCCTCTATTCCCCCGCCACCCTGGTGGAGCGCATCGAGGACGGGGAGGGCAACGTTCTCTATGAGAACCCGAAGGCCCAGCGCCGGGTGCTCTCCGAACAGGACGCCTTCATCATGAACACCCTGCTGGAGAGCGTGGTGAAGGAGGGCACCGGCACCCGGCTTCAGCTTACGGGCGTGCCCCTCGCCGCCAAGACGGGCACCGTGGACCTCGCCGGAGGCGGCGGCAACAAGGACGTTTGGGTGACCGCCTACAATTCGGAGCTGGTGGGCACCGTATGGATGGGCTTTGACAACACCGATGAGGCCCACCATCTCTCCTCCGCCACCGGCGGCAACCAGCCGGCGCGGCTCATGGCGGCCGTCTTCGCCGCCTATTACGAGGGCAGAACCGGCCCGGAATTCCTGCCTCCGGAGGGCGTCCGGGAGGTGCCTCTCGACAAAAAGGCCCTGGAGGAGCGCCAGCAGGTGCTGCTCGCCACCTCCCTCACCCCCGCCGATCAGATCATCGCCGAGTGGTTCAAGGACGGCGACGTGCCCGAGGAATCCACCGACTACTGGAACGCGCCCCTGCCGCCGGACGACCTCACGGTGCAGGACCAGCAGGGCGCGGCCGCGCTCCGCTTCACGCCGCCCTCCACCCAGATGTCCTACCGCATCATTCGGGAGGATGAGGACGGCGGCGCAGAAATTTTGACCGAGCTTGCCGGCAGCGGCCCCTGCACCTATCTGGATGAGACGGTGGAGCCGGGCAGGGATTATGTCTACTACGTGGTGGGCGTGCATCCCGAGCTCAAGGATCCGTCGGGCCAGCCGCTCACCGGCGGGGAGAGCAACCGGGTAACCTTCACCACCGAGATCAGCCGGGACGACCCGCCGGACCAGCCGACCCCTTCGCCCAGCGCCGGCGCGGACGGTGAGGGCGGGGGAGGCGCCAGCGCTCCCCCCGAAAGCGCCCTGCCCTCCCCTTCGCCGCCGCCCTCCGCCCTTCCCATCGGCTGA
- a CDS encoding DEAD/DEAH box helicase, with the protein MNLEQLLERMQENPMFMENVADWEVIPAREGVYAPWPAGVKQPLVDALKSRGIERPYIHQAKAIEHVLKGEDVVVVTPTASGKTLCYNVPVIGEILDNPSARALYLFPTKALARDQVAEMNELINKMGADVKAYAYDGDTPGTARSAIRQAGHIVVTNPDMLHSGILPHHTRWVKLFENLRYIVIDETHTYRGVFGSHLANVLRRLNRICRFYGARPTYICCSATIDNPVELTASLIGRQPALVSENGAPTGEKHIIFYNPPVVNRQLGIRKSSLLETRKIAANFLRNDISTIVFARARLTVEVLVNYLKDLVRDDLGRAEAVQGYRGGYLPNQRRRIEQGLRKGEIVGVVSTNALELGIDVGQLEACVISGYPGTIASTWQQAGRAGRRSGVSAMVLVANSSPIDQYIMKNPHYLLDKPAESGLTNPNNLYILISHIKCAAFELPFVKGERYGEEDIEEILNYLEEQGVLRRVGDTWHWMSEEFPASDVSLRSATNENFVIVDTSRPGVPKVMGEMDRYSVPMLLHEKAIYMHQGDQYQVEKLDFPAKKAYVKRVEVDYYTDADLSVNLRVLDVLREEAGAVSRTSGEVSVTSRVSMFKKIKLDTHENLGFGPVELPEMILHTTAYWASVDESLLAGLSREEAQAGMVGVSNLLAHVAPLYLMCDPKDISVVYQAKSPFTHKPTLFIYDAYPGGVGFSDKLYAMHLELFRQCLRMVEGCSCQAGCPSCVGALTEGGKDAAKRILEGMLRDS; encoded by the coding sequence ATGAATCTTGAACAGTTGCTGGAACGGATGCAGGAGAACCCCATGTTTATGGAAAACGTGGCGGACTGGGAGGTCATTCCGGCCCGGGAGGGCGTGTACGCGCCCTGGCCCGCGGGGGTGAAGCAGCCCCTGGTTGACGCCCTGAAATCCAGAGGAATTGAAAGGCCTTACATCCATCAGGCCAAAGCGATAGAGCATGTTCTAAAGGGTGAGGATGTGGTGGTAGTGACCCCCACCGCTTCCGGCAAGACCCTTTGCTACAACGTGCCCGTGATCGGGGAGATTTTGGACAATCCCTCCGCCCGGGCCCTGTACCTTTTCCCCACCAAGGCCCTGGCCCGGGACCAGGTCGCGGAGATGAACGAGCTCATCAATAAAATGGGCGCGGACGTGAAGGCCTATGCCTACGACGGGGACACCCCCGGCACGGCCAGGAGCGCCATCCGTCAGGCGGGGCATATCGTGGTCACCAATCCGGATATGCTCCATTCGGGCATCCTGCCCCATCACACCCGCTGGGTCAAGCTTTTCGAGAACCTCCGGTACATCGTCATCGACGAGACCCACACCTATCGGGGCGTCTTCGGCAGCCATCTGGCCAACGTGCTGCGGCGGCTGAACCGAATCTGCCGCTTCTACGGTGCGCGGCCCACCTACATCTGCTGTTCCGCCACCATCGACAATCCGGTGGAGCTCACCGCCTCCCTCATCGGGCGGCAGCCCGCGCTGGTGAGCGAAAACGGCGCGCCCACCGGGGAGAAGCACATCATCTTCTACAACCCGCCGGTGGTGAACCGCCAGCTGGGAATCCGTAAGAGCTCCCTGCTTGAGACCCGGAAGATCGCCGCGAACTTCCTGCGCAACGACATCTCCACCATCGTCTTTGCCCGGGCCCGGCTCACGGTGGAGGTGCTGGTGAACTACCTCAAGGATCTGGTGCGGGACGACCTCGGCCGGGCGGAGGCCGTCCAGGGCTACCGGGGCGGATACCTGCCCAATCAGCGGCGCAGGATCGAGCAGGGCCTCCGGAAAGGGGAGATTGTGGGCGTGGTGAGCACCAACGCCCTGGAGCTTGGCATCGACGTGGGCCAGCTGGAGGCCTGCGTCATTTCCGGCTATCCCGGCACCATCGCTTCCACCTGGCAGCAGGCGGGCCGGGCCGGGCGGAGGAGCGGCGTGTCCGCCATGGTGCTGGTGGCGAACTCCAGCCCCATCGACCAGTACATCATGAAAAATCCCCACTATCTTCTGGACAAGCCCGCCGAGAGCGGCCTCACCAATCCCAACAACCTGTATATCCTCATCAGCCACATCAAGTGCGCCGCCTTCGAGCTGCCCTTTGTGAAGGGCGAACGATACGGCGAAGAGGACATCGAGGAAATTCTGAACTATCTGGAGGAGCAGGGCGTGCTCCGCCGGGTGGGGGACACCTGGCACTGGATGAGCGAGGAGTTCCCCGCCTCCGATGTGAGCCTTCGCAGCGCCACCAATGAGAATTTTGTCATCGTGGACACCTCCCGGCCCGGCGTTCCCAAGGTCATGGGGGAGATGGACCGCTATTCGGTGCCCATGCTGCTCCACGAAAAGGCCATCTATATGCATCAGGGCGACCAGTACCAGGTGGAGAAGCTGGACTTCCCCGCCAAGAAGGCCTATGTGAAGCGGGTGGAGGTGGATTACTACACCGACGCGGATCTTTCGGTGAACCTCCGGGTGCTGGACGTGCTCCGGGAGGAGGCGGGCGCGGTCTCCCGCACCAGCGGCGAGGTATCGGTCACCAGCCGGGTGTCCATGTTCAAGAAGATCAAGCTGGATACCCACGAGAATCTGGGCTTCGGGCCGGTGGAGCTGCCGGAGATGATCCTGCACACCACCGCTTACTGGGCCTCCGTGGACGAATCCCTTCTGGCGGGCCTGTCCCGGGAGGAGGCCCAGGCGGGCATGGTGGGGGTGTCGAACCTCCTCGCCCATGTGGCGCCCCTCTATCTCATGTGCGATCCCAAGGATATCTCGGTGGTGTACCAGGCGAAGTCGCCCTTCACCCATAAGCCCACCCTGTTCATCTATGACGCCTATCCCGGCGGCGTGGGCTTCTCCGATAAGCTCTACGCCATGCATCTTGAGCTGTTCCGCCAGTGCCTCAGGATGGTGGAAGGCTGCTCCTGCCAGGCGGGCTGTCCCTCCTGTGTGGGCGCGCTCACCGAGGGCGGCAAGGACGCGGCAAAGCGTATTCTGGAGGGGATGCTCCGTGATTCCTAA
- a CDS encoding L,D-transpeptidase family protein has protein sequence MARLIQSFGLLIFLGALLWAPLAQAAGERHSACQITPEAGDEAGFTQPEKDIYIDGMTNTLYYFEDGRVAGKYAVAVGKSSTPSPLGVFTINHKAANWGTGFGSRFMGLSVRWGKYGIHGTNNPGSIGSMASHGCFRMLNRDVEELYKKVPEGTKVWVDGGPYGPLGWGLRKLIPGDRGSHVVEVQKRLRNLGYYEGEIDGVYGEGMKAGMLRFKKDYGLAYTHTVDAAAYKAMGILMFE, from the coding sequence ATGGCCCGTTTGATACAGTCGTTCGGTCTTTTGATTTTTTTGGGGGCACTGCTGTGGGCGCCGCTGGCACAGGCCGCGGGGGAACGCCACAGCGCTTGCCAGATCACGCCGGAAGCCGGCGATGAGGCCGGCTTCACCCAGCCGGAGAAGGACATCTACATCGACGGCATGACCAACACCCTGTACTATTTCGAGGACGGCAGGGTGGCGGGGAAGTATGCGGTGGCGGTGGGCAAGAGCTCCACGCCCTCGCCCCTCGGCGTTTTTACCATCAACCACAAGGCGGCGAACTGGGGCACGGGCTTTGGCAGCCGGTTCATGGGCCTTTCCGTGCGCTGGGGCAAGTACGGCATCCACGGCACCAACAATCCCGGCTCCATCGGGTCCATGGCCTCCCATGGCTGCTTCCGCATGCTGAACCGGGACGTGGAGGAGCTCTACAAGAAGGTGCCGGAGGGGACAAAGGTGTGGGTGGACGGCGGGCCCTATGGGCCGCTGGGCTGGGGCCTTCGAAAGCTCATCCCCGGTGACCGGGGCTCCCATGTGGTGGAGGTGCAGAAGCGCCTGCGGAATCTGGGCTACTACGAGGGGGAGATCGACGGGGTGTACGGCGAGGGCATGAAGGCGGGCATGCTCCGCTTCAAGAAGGACTATGGGCTCGCCTACACCCATACGGTGGACGCCGCCGCCTACAAAGCCATGGGCATTTTGATGTTTGAGTAG
- a CDS encoding inorganic phosphate transporter, giving the protein MDVSFANFLQDVMSNPVLLITVVMTLGVIFVNGWTDAPNAIATCITTRCMNARTAILMSAVFNFLGVLIMTQINSSVASTISNMVDFGGNTHEALIALCAALFSIVVYSVGASYFGIPTSESHSLIAGLTGAAIAMHNGVDGVNMSEWIKVIYGLVLSLALGFVIGWILCKLLTVICANMNRRKTDRFFRGAEIFGAAAMSFMHGAQDGQKFIGVLFLGVAFSNGESSVSGVVIPIWLMLLCSAVMGVGTSVGGERIIKSVGMDMVRLEKYQGFAADLSAAVCLLLSSLFGIPVSTTHTKTSAIMGVGAVKRLSAINFGVVKDMMLTWVFTFPGCGLISFAMAKLFMAIF; this is encoded by the coding sequence ATGGACGTATCCTTTGCGAACTTCCTGCAGGATGTGATGTCCAATCCGGTGCTGCTGATCACGGTGGTGATGACGCTGGGCGTGATCTTCGTCAACGGCTGGACGGACGCACCGAACGCCATTGCAACCTGCATCACAACCCGGTGCATGAACGCCCGGACGGCCATTTTGATGAGCGCGGTATTCAACTTTTTGGGCGTGCTCATCATGACCCAGATCAACAGCTCGGTGGCCTCCACCATCAGCAACATGGTGGACTTCGGCGGAAACACCCACGAAGCGCTGATCGCGCTGTGCGCGGCGCTCTTTTCCATCGTGGTCTACAGCGTGGGCGCCTCCTATTTCGGCATCCCCACCAGCGAGAGCCACAGCCTGATCGCGGGCCTGACCGGCGCCGCCATCGCCATGCACAACGGCGTGGACGGCGTGAACATGAGCGAATGGATCAAGGTCATCTACGGACTGGTGCTCAGCCTGGCGCTGGGCTTTGTGATCGGCTGGATCCTGTGCAAGCTTCTGACCGTGATCTGCGCGAATATGAACCGGAGAAAGACGGATCGGTTTTTCCGAGGGGCGGAGATCTTTGGCGCCGCGGCCATGAGCTTCATGCACGGCGCCCAGGATGGGCAGAAATTCATAGGCGTGCTCTTTCTCGGCGTGGCCTTCAGCAACGGCGAGAGCAGCGTGAGCGGCGTTGTCATCCCCATCTGGCTGATGCTGCTGTGCAGCGCGGTGATGGGTGTGGGCACCAGCGTGGGCGGGGAGCGGATCATCAAGTCCGTGGGCATGGACATGGTCCGCCTGGAGAAGTACCAGGGCTTTGCCGCCGATCTGTCCGCCGCCGTATGCCTCCTTCTCTCCAGCCTGTTTGGCATACCGGTCTCCACCACCCACACCAAGACCAGCGCGATCATGGGCGTGGGCGCGGTGAAGCGGCTGTCGGCGATCAATTTCGGCGTGGTGAAGGATATGATGCTCACCTGGGTGTTCACCTTCCCGGGCTGCGGACTCATCAGTTTCGCCATGGCCAAGCTGTTTATGGCGATCTTTTAA
- a CDS encoding acyl-CoA thioesterase, whose protein sequence is MNNLLNARRVADSRTEQIQIVMPEQINGYERLFGGKLVEWIDIVAAVVARRHSGRNVTTVSIDNLQFREAVHVNDTIVLIGEITYVGKTSMEVKVDTFVESLSGEKHLVNRAYFVMVALDEQERPVPVPPLKIETEEEKTEWEAGLRRYHLRKQRTVEQF, encoded by the coding sequence ATGAACAATCTTTTGAACGCCCGGCGGGTGGCCGACTCCCGCACCGAACAGATCCAAATCGTCATGCCCGAACAGATCAACGGCTATGAGCGCCTTTTCGGCGGCAAGCTGGTGGAATGGATCGATATCGTGGCCGCCGTGGTGGCGCGCCGCCATTCGGGCCGCAACGTCACCACCGTATCCATCGACAACCTCCAGTTCAGGGAGGCCGTTCATGTGAACGACACCATCGTGCTCATCGGGGAGATCACCTACGTGGGCAAGACCTCCATGGAAGTGAAGGTGGACACCTTTGTGGAATCCCTCTCCGGCGAAAAGCATCTGGTCAACCGGGCCTACTTCGTGATGGTGGCCCTGGACGAGCAGGAGCGGCCGGTGCCGGTGCCGCCCCTCAAGATCGAAACGGAAGAGGAAAAAACCGAGTGGGAAGCGGGTCTTCGCCGCTATCACCTGCGCAAACAGCGCACCGTCGAGCAGTTCTGA
- a CDS encoding ribonuclease H-like domain-containing protein: MIPNLRSKLEALARESAGAGSPKGPALGGGASASDSPAAGGSCPSAAGPAGTPPGAPAAPADTPPAPGTCYVQEFFAQPGEWGKALGCTVPEAMNRPGLSRRTFEELCKQLKLAGGWTLEECLFFDTETTGLSLAAGTQIFLLGVGSFQGDRFRVAQYFVRNPAEEGDMLRRFQRDLAGRKALVSFNGRRYDLPLLESRMVLNRMQTGLDLPHLDLLLPARRIFKYRLGSCSLGNLEQRMLGTRRQGDVSGSAVPGRYFNYVNTGDFGLVEDILRHNLMDVLSMVHLLVRMEGMLESPLETAEALDLYGIGRSLAVTGDERERACYRASWRISPTACAGKSLSMTEKRRRNYGEAARLWEEMAERSMGGLMPYAELAKLCEHRTGELEKARHWTAEGLALARACGDERGEAAFLHRLSRLEKKLGR; encoded by the coding sequence GTGATTCCTAACCTTCGAAGCAAACTGGAAGCGCTGGCCCGGGAGAGCGCGGGGGCGGGGAGCCCAAAAGGTCCCGCTTTGGGCGGAGGCGCCAGCGCTTCCGATAGCCCCGCGGCGGGCGGAAGCTGCCCGTCCGCCGCAGGCCCCGCAGGCACACCGCCCGGCGCGCCCGCCGCCCCTGCGGACACACCACCCGCCCCCGGAACCTGCTACGTGCAGGAGTTTTTTGCGCAGCCCGGCGAATGGGGGAAGGCCCTGGGCTGCACGGTGCCGGAGGCCATGAACCGGCCCGGTCTGAGCCGCCGCACTTTTGAAGAATTATGTAAACAGCTTAAACTCGCCGGCGGCTGGACGCTGGAAGAGTGTCTGTTCTTTGATACCGAGACCACCGGATTGTCGCTCGCCGCCGGCACCCAGATCTTTCTATTGGGGGTGGGGAGCTTTCAGGGCGACCGGTTTCGGGTGGCCCAGTATTTTGTCCGCAATCCCGCCGAGGAGGGCGATATGCTGCGCCGCTTCCAGCGGGATCTGGCCGGCAGGAAGGCGCTGGTAAGCTTCAACGGGCGGCGCTACGATCTGCCCCTTCTGGAATCCCGCATGGTTTTGAACCGCATGCAAACGGGTCTGGACCTGCCCCACCTCGACCTTCTGCTGCCCGCCCGCCGCATCTTCAAGTACCGTCTGGGCAGCTGTTCTTTGGGGAATCTGGAACAAAGGATGCTGGGCACCCGCCGGCAGGGGGATGTGTCCGGCAGCGCGGTCCCCGGTCGGTATTTTAATTATGTAAACACTGGCGATTTCGGGCTGGTGGAGGACATCCTTCGCCACAACCTCATGGATGTGCTGTCCATGGTCCATCTGTTGGTGCGGATGGAGGGGATGCTGGAATCCCCTCTCGAGACGGCGGAGGCCCTCGATCTCTACGGCATTGGCCGCTCCCTGGCCGTGACGGGGGACGAGCGGGAGAGGGCGTGCTACCGGGCTTCCTGGAGGATTTCGCCCACCGCCTGCGCGGGCAAATCGCTGTCCATGACGGAAAAACGCCGCCGAAATTACGGCGAAGCCGCCCGCCTGTGGGAGGAGATGGCGGAGCGGAGCATGGGGGGCCTCATGCCCTACGCCGAGCTGGCCAAGCTGTGCGAGCACAGGACCGGGGAGCTGGAAAAGGCCCGGCACTGGACGGCGGAGGGCCTGGCACTGGCCCGTGCCTGCGGGGACGAGCGGGGGGAGGCGGCCTTCCTGCACCGGCTTTCCCGGCTGGAGAAAAAGCTGGGCCGATGA